The following are encoded in a window of Amaranthus tricolor cultivar Red isolate AtriRed21 chromosome 2, ASM2621246v1, whole genome shotgun sequence genomic DNA:
- the LOC130805376 gene encoding protein PELPK1-like — protein MCTRLFIFVSLVVGCLMSNINVSVEARRLLEVPELPKPTLPELPKHEVPKLPQAHVPEIPKPSLPELPKPNMHELPKPALPELPKPDMHALPKPSVPEIPKPTLPELPKHEADELPKPIVHEIPKPTLHELPKPDMHDLPKPIVHEIPNPTLPELPKPDVHELPKPSVHEIPKPALPELPKPEVHGLQNQPVPEIPKPTLPEIPKQEVHELPKPIVPEISKPTLPEIPKPELHYLPKPIMPKIPKPNLSEIPKPEVHDLPKPVLPEIPKPTLPEIPKPEVHELPKPTVPELPKPQLPEIPKPKVHEVPKPSIPELPKPTLPELPKPVIPEISKPTFSSVPSKP, from the coding sequence ATGTGTACTcgtttgtttatttttgtttcgtTGGTTGTTGGTTGCTTGATGAGCAATATCAATGTGTCGGTGGAAGCTCGTCGCCTTCTAGAAGTGCCCGAACTTCCAAAGCCCACTTTACCGGAGTTACCAAAACATGAAGTGCCTAAACTTCCACAAGCACATGTGCCAGAGATTCCTAAGCCTTCTTTGCCCGAGCTACCAAAACCAAATATGCATGAGCTGCCTAAGCCTGCCTTACCCGAGTTGCCAAAACCAGACATGCATGCACTTCCAAAACCTAGTGTGCCTGAAATTCCAAAACCCACATTGCCCGAGCTACCAAAACATGAAGCGGATGAACTTCCAAAACCTATTGTACATGAAATTCCTAAGCCCACCTTGCACGAGCTACCGAAACCAGACATGCATGATCTACCAAAACCTATTGTACACGAGATTCCAAACCCTACCTTACCCGAGCTGCCAAAACCAGACGTGCATGAACTCCCAAAACCTAGTGTACATGAAATTCCTAAGCCCGCCTTACCCGAATTACCAAAACCTGAAGTTCATGGACTTCAAAATCAACCTGTACCTGAAATTCCTAAGCCCACCTTACCTGAGATACCAAAACAAGAAGTGCATGAACTTCCAAAACCTATAGTGCCTGAGATTTCTAAACCCACCCTACCCGAAATTCCAAAACCAGAATTACATTACCTCCCAAAACCAATTATGCCTAAAATTCCTAAACCTAACTTGTCTGAGATACCAAAACCAGAAGTGCATGATCTTCCAAAACCCGTTCTTCCTGAAATTCCTAAGCCTACCTTACCTGAGATACCAAAACCCGAAGTACATGAACTTCCAAAACCTACTGTGCCCGAACTTCCTAAGCCCCAACTACCCGAGATACCAAAACCAAAGGTTCATGAAGTTCCAAAACCCAGTATCCCTGAACTTCCTAAGCCCACCTTGCCGGAGCTTCCTAAACCTGTAATCCCAGAAATTTCAAAGCCCACATTCTCGAGTGTCCCAAGCAAACCATGA